The Notolabrus celidotus isolate fNotCel1 chromosome 23, fNotCel1.pri, whole genome shotgun sequence region TcctaacgtgtgtgtgtgcgtttgctTCAGTGTGACGTGTTGGTGGAGCAGTACGAGGAGGTGATCGAAGAATGGTACAAAGGGAGCCAGGAGGAGGACCTGACCATCTACCTGTGTGAGAAACACGTCCTTAAaggacaggacacaggtgagatatgactccctcttcatctcctcattccttctttctctttaaaCTTCATCTGTCCTCTCTCCCTACTTAGTTTTGCTCATTTCTTTCCTCCATTGTCTTCAAGTTATTGTGTTTCCAGGAACATATTTTGACGTATTGCAGAAAAAAGAAGCTTCTAAAGGTCagaaagttaaaaagaaaatactcaAGGTGGATCCTCTCTTTATCGGATCATAAAACCGTTGAAGCGCTCGTGGAAGAACGACATGTCTTTGCAAAATAAGTTCAAACctgatggacatttttcattttgtcctttctttccttccctctcttgTCTTCTCCTCTCCAGCCTGCCTGAAAGAAGACtggtcaaagaagaagaagggagacCTGGCAGCCATCGCggaggacaagaagaagaagaaaaagaagaagggacTGAAGAAGGAGGGCGGGGACGTCAGCTCGGAGGGAGAGAAGACGACGACGACGtcgttgaagaagaagaaggagaagaaggtgaagaagaagaaaaagagcaaaGCGCCGGTGGAGAAGgcggagggaggaggaggggcgaCATCGGACGAGGAGATCCAGCCTCAGGTGCCTCTGTCTGGGCCGAAGACGGAGCTGTGAGTCCTGGttcctggttctggtccgggTCTCTGTAATGAAAGTAAACTCTTAGTAAAGCGTCTGCAGCTTCTTTAAACGTCCTCACCTGTCGTTCAAACGGAGTCGTTTAATCGGAGTCGTTCAAACAGAGTCGTTCAAACAGAGTCGTTCAAACAGAGTCGTTCAAACAGAGTCGTTCAAACAGAGTCGTTCAAAAGGAGTCGTTTAAACCGAGTCGTTCAAACAGAGTCGTTCAAAAGGAGTCGTTTCGTTCACTCAGTCAGATCGGGAACTGTTACGTTGTTTTTAAGTCGTCATTTTAACaagtttcctttgtttttgtagttggtAGGACTTCCTTAAATTCAGATATCAAGCTGGAATTTTgagtaatttaacatttccttcAATGTTAATTCCACTTTGTCCATATTTGACTTTACTTCCTTATCTTTGTCTGACATTTCCTCaaactttcaaagtaaaatcaCTGAGACTTAAACTCAAATATAATCAACACCATGCCTCATCAAACACATTCATCACAATTTAGCCtccaaaaataatttaaaacaacagtTAAGATTGTAAAATTACTCGTTTAAGTAACTTCTGaacaaaaattaacatttcctGTATCAGCCGTCTTTTCGTAACTCATGATTTGTTCTGGATTATGTCGTTTCTGAAGGATTATCTTTGAGTTTTGGACTGTGGTCTGACCAAGAAGGCAACCATAATCTGTATGAAACATGAAGgggaacatttttaattttgctgtaaaaactcTCATTTTAACATTGAAGTCAATAGGGATCCCTCCACTTTTGGgtccagcctctagtggacattctaggaactgcagtttttggactTCCTAATTTTTCTGCAttattttgtgacattttttttttacctattccAATATATTTCAAGTAAATAATTAATGgttgaaataatttaaaattttCAATCACGCCACTTTGCTTGCACAAGCCCCAAGCTTCATTCCAGTTACTTCtaaacaaaaatgaacattACCTATATCGGTCATCTGTTCTTAGCTCATGATTTGTTCTGGATTTTGGACTGTGGTCGGACCAAGAAGgcaaccataaactgtataaaacatgatggggaacatttttaattttgctgtaaaaactcTCATTTTAACATTGAAGTCAATGGGGATCCCTCCACTTTTgggaccagcctctagtggacattctaggaactgcaggtttCAGACTTCCTAATTTATTTTCTGCAACACCATAAGTTCCCGAGTGTTCGGCACATTTAgtgccatttttttttcacttattcccatattttaaatgaatattttgaaatgttaaatattctaCTTCGCTAGTACACGCCTTGAGTTTCGTCGACAAAGAAGGCAAACTCAAGGCACAATCTTGAGCTTTTAGAACCgtagactttataaaacattaaggggaacatttttaattttgctgtaaaaactctcattttaacattaaagtCAATGGGGATCCCTCCACTTTTgggaccagcctctagtggacattctaggaactgcagtttttggactTCCTAATTTATTTTCTGCAACACCATGAGTGTTCGGCATATttagtgacattttttttttctcttattccCATATTTTAAGTGAATAATTAATGGatgaaataaattgaaatgttaaatcttctACTTCGCTAGTACAAGCCTTGAGTTTCGTCGACAAAGAAGGCAAACTCAAGGCACAATCTTGAGCTTTTAGAACCgtagactttataaaacatgacggggaacatttttaattttgctgtaaaaactgacattttaacattgaagtCAATGGGGATTCCTCCACTTTTgggaccagcctctagtggacattctaggaactgcagtttttggactttctcttttttctgcatTATCTTTGAAACACCATAACTTCCTGATTGTTTGGCACTTTTAGTGAAACTTTTTCTTTACTTATTCCCATATTTCAAGTGAATaattaatgaatgaaataaattgaaatgttaaatcttctACTTCGCTAGTACAAGCCTTGAGTTTCGTCGACAAAGAAGGCACACTCAAGGCACAACCTTGATCTTTTAGAACCgtagactttataaaacatgatgGGGAACATTTTAATGTTACTGTAAAAACTGGCATTTTAACATTGAAGTCAATGGGGATCCCTCCACTTTTGGGACCatcctctagtggacactcttggaactgcagtttttggactTTCTCGTTTTTCTGCATTATCTTTGAAACACCATAACTTCCTGATTGTTTGGCACTTTTAGTgacattttttctttacttattcCCATATTTCAAGTGAATaattaatgaatgaaataaattgaaatgttaaatcttctACTTCGCTAGTACAAGCCTTGAGTTTCGTCAGTCTGGTTCTGCTATCTCTAAAAAggcatttttctgtctttcttgaaTGTATTCGTAGTTTTCGGTAGCTTTGCAGTGGATCTCCTCACAATGTGAATTTCGCTTTATTTTCTTATCTGTTTACttcctttttaaagttgtttttcctGAAATGTTTATTCCAACATCTCAGCTTTTGATGGAATAATGTGTCGAGTAGATTACATTTTTCAGGGACGCTAGGATTGTGTCGTCTGAGGTGGTTGTCACTTGAAAACATTGATGCTGGAAGGGAATTTAAAATCGTCCATATGTCTGACCTTTAACCCCACCCTTACATGatgcagtaaaaaaaaccttcacTGCGTCAATCCAACATGAggtacctttattttgaaatgtcagtgtttgtttttaatt contains the following coding sequences:
- the LOC117807761 gene encoding protein canopy homolog 3-like, coding for MNITLSLSLFLFLPSLPPPSLHRDLRFIEVVENVCQRLLEYNLHKERDGSNRFAKGMSETFSTLHGLVNKGVNVVMDIPYELWNETSAEVADLKKQCDVLVEQYEEVIEEWYKGSQEEDLTIYLCEKHVLKGQDTACLKEDWSKKKKGDLAAIAEDKKKKKKKKGLKKEGGDVSSEGEKTTTTSLKKKKEKKVKKKKKSKAPVEKAEGGGGATSDEEIQPQVPLSGPKTEL